AGGTTTAAATTCGCCTGTACACGCCAAGACAATCAAATTTACTTGATCTTGATTAAATTCACTAATGATTTGTTGAATGATGGGAAGGATTTTTTCTTTAGCCATGGTAGCATCAGTACCATCTTTTAGTCTTGAAACAAGCGTCGTTTGACCAGGTTCAGGCTTTATTTGATCCAGTTTTTCATGAGTAAAATGGTCAAGTACACCACGTTGGATAAATTCAACATTGTGTGGAAAGAATTTTTCCACTTCAGGTATTAGATCTGTTCTTGGTGCTTGCCCAATTGTAACGACACCAATTTTTATGCTCATGGATAGAACTCCTTTTAAATAAAGAGAAGCAGAATAGGTTTCTGCTTCTCTTGGCTGAATTATTTTCAATTGAAATATTGGCACCATTTGGACTGACAACGTAAATAGATTCGTCAGGGGATAGGTTGAACCCTTTGACTTTGGTAGTGACACCTGTTGCAATATCGAGGTTATCGAATGCGATTGTTGCATAATCTTCTAAAATTTCTGTGACAGCTTCTTGATATAACGCAGCGCGTTCTTCTTGGTCAACTGTTTCTGTTACTGCGCGGTCTAGGAGTTCATCTACTGTACTGTTTTCGTATGCTTTACCATTACCATTAGACCCGTGTTGACTAGAGTGAAAACGTGGGTTCAGGAAAAAATATGGGTCTGGATACCAGGACCAACCGCCAATGCTCAGTGGCGCGTTATTGTTAGAGATCGTTTCTGTTAATGTGCCCCATTCAGAGACTTGGATGTTCACATCAACATTTAAATTTTCTTTCATTTGGTTTTGGAAAATTGTCGCATAGTTTGTACGTGATTCGAGTACATAAAGATCAATTTCAAAGCCACCTGCATATTCCGTCTGATCTAGAATTTCTTTTGCTTCTTCCGGGTTATATTCCGCTTTTACTGACTCAAAAGATTCATCATAGCCCCAGGAGCCCTTTGGTAGTGGTCCATGCGCAACAGTACCCCCACCCCATTGGTGTACACCTTGGACGATTTCTTCAATATTTGTCGCTTTGGAAATCGCTTCTCTGACTTTAGGGTTGGCAGTAGGACCTTGTTGGTAATTCATATCGAGATAAGTGATGGATAGACCAGGAGTGGATAATAACTCCAGATTTTCATCCTTTTTAATAACCTCTCTATTCTGCCCTTTGATATGTGTAGCGATGTCAATGTCACCGGAACGTAAAGCATTTGTCCTCATCGACGGGTCAGTAATGAATTTGTAAGTGACTCCATCAAGGTGAGGTTCTTCACCCCAATAGTTGTCATGCTTTACTAAGTCCACTTGCTGGTCAGTTTGCCAATTTTCCAGCATAAATGGGCCTGTACCAACTAAATGAGCACCAAATTGATCTCCCCAACCTTCCACTTCTTCTTTTGGAATAATGATATTACCTTGGTCGGTCAACATAGCTAGTAAGGCGGAATTTGGTTCCTCTAGGTGGATTTTGACTTCAAATTCAGACGTCACTTCCACACTTTCAACACCAGCTAATCGGTTTTGTGCTGAATTATTAACTGAACGCTCTAAGCTGAATTTCACGTCTTCAGCAGTCATTTGTCTTCCGTCTTGATATTCTCCTGGTTGGAAGTAAACATCATCTCTCAACTTGAATGTGTAGGACATCATATCATCGGCAGCTTCCCACTCAGTGGCTAATGAAGGTATGAAGCTTTGTAAATCTTGATCATAGACAATTAAAGTGTCTGCAATCGAGCGCATGATTTGTCCTTCATAAACCCCTGTATACAGAGAGGGATCTAACGTTGCTGCATTGGATGATAACCCAATATTCAATATGCCACCGCTCTCAGTATTTTCGCCTTCGGCAGCTTCTTTGCGATCTGTTTGGTTGGCTGTTTGAGAATCATCTCCTGAAGAGCACGCTGCTAGTACCATTGAAACTACACCGAAAATTGCAACGAATAAAGCCAACTTACGATAACGCTTTAGCATGAAAATTCCCCCCTTTTAATTGATTCATATACTGAAACGAAGATTCAAATAATGAATTATAAATCAATTTACACAAAAACGCCTTGATTGTAAATAGTATTAAAAAAAAAACAAAAACTTTGCGATTTTTAAAATAAGCCATTTACACGAGAGTGGAAGGGTGGTAATGTTCAATTAATTCAAATACTAAAACGGTAGTTCAAATACTGAATCAAGGAGGGGTTTTTTGAGGGGCTTTTTATTTAAGAGAATATTACAGTTAATCCCAACATTATTAATTGTTGCGGCGATTGTATTTCTCATCACTCGCATTTTACCGGGAAATCCAGCTGCTGTAATGCTGGGCCCTCAAGCTAGTGCGCAAGATATAGCTGAATTTTCTGAAAAGTTAGGATTGAATGATCCGCTTTATCAGCAATTTTTTGAATATGTCATCCGTTTAATTACATTAGACTTCGGAAATTCGCTTTCTTATAATCAACCGGTTGTCAATTTGATTCTAGAACGTTTCCCAAATACGATCATCTTGGCAATCAGTGCGATATTAATCGCTGTGACCATCGGAGTGCCCGCAGGGATTATTGCTGCGAGAAACCAGAATAATATTATTGATTATTCCGTTACAACCTTATCTTTAATCGGTGTTTCAATGCCAATTTTTTGGTTAGGTATCATGTTAGTCCTCTATTTCAGCGTTAACTTGGGATGGCTTCCTGCCACAGGGATGGGGTCACTAGAAGAAGGTTTTGGAGATTTCCTCAGCCATCTGGTATTACCTAGTCTTGCCTTAGCCACAATCCCTACAGCACAATTTTCAAGGGTCATTCGTTCCAGTATGTTGGAAACCATTTCCCAGGACTATATTAAAACCGCTCGTTCAAAAGGCTTAAAAGAATCTATCGTCATCTATAAGCACGCTTTTAAAAATGCTTTGACTCCTTTATTGACGGTCATGGGGTTGCAATTTTCTATGTTATTAGGCGGAGCAGTATTGACAGAGACGATTTTTAGCTGGCCTGGAATGGGATTGTTAATTATTGATGCCATTGAAAAACGGGATTTTGTCGTTGTACAGAGCACAGTCATTTTTATTGCGTTTATTTACGTAGTGATTAACTTGATTGTTGATGTACTTTACAAAGTCGTTAATCCCAAAGTCAATCTTGGCAGCGATGGCGGGGGTGAAAACTAGGAATGAGTACAATGGAAGAGATGGAACAAGCGAAAGAGCTTCAATATCAAAAAGCTAAAAAAGAGCAATCTTTTATCCGGAAATTATTGCGTAATAGATTTGCTGCACTAGGTTTATTTGTCATCTTGCTTTTATTGATCGTAGCGTCATTCGCACCGTTTATTGCCACGCATCCTCCAAATCAAATGGAAGTAGGGAATACTTTGTTGGGTCCTGGTGAAGCGGGACATCTTCTAGGGACGGACAGCTATGGACGTGATATCTTTAGTCGTATTGTTTACGGAGCGCGTATATCCTTAATCGTTGGGATTTCTGCAGTATTGTTCGGCGCTATTTTCGGCTCCCTTCTAGGGTTGATTTCCGGGTATTTTGGAGGCAAAACGGATACGGTCATCATGAGATTCATTGACGGTATGATGGCATTTCCTTTCATATTGCTTGCCATTGTTTTAATGACTGTATTAGGTCAAGGCCTAGTCAACGTCATTATCGCTATTGGAATTTCTAACATTCCCGGATTTGCTAGGGTTTTTAGAGGGCAGGTATTAAGCGTAAAAGAATCAGAATATATAGAAGTCACCCGGTCATTAGGTGCTAAACATGGAAGGATTTTGTTTAGGCATATTGTTCCTAATAGCGTAGCTCCATTGATCGTTTATGCAACGATGGGCGTTGCCGGAGCGATTATATCTGAAGCGTCCTTGAGCTTTTTAGGATTAGGTGTTCAGCCTCCTACAGCTTCCTGGGGGAGCATGTTGCAAGAAGGTAAAAATTATCTTGTTTTAAGCCCGGAACTCGCAACTTTCTCAGGATTGGCAATATTGATTACAGTGCTTGGTATCAACTTATTCGGTGACGGGTTAAGAGATGCTCTAGACCCTAAGATGAAGTTATAGCGGGGGTGATGAACGTATGACAGAAACGCTTTTAAGTGTAAAAGATTTAAAAGTCGAATTTAAGTCAGGGTCGATTATTACAAAAGCTGTAAATGGTGTGAGTTTTGACCTGGCTGAGAATGAAAATATCGGAATTGTAGGGGAATCGGGTTCTGGAAAGAGTGTTACAGCTACTTCTCTTCTTCGTCTAATTCCTGATCCACCTGGAAAAATCACAGGTGGTGAGGTCAATTTTAAAGATAAGGACTTATTAAAGCTTAAAAAAAATGAAATGAGGAAAATTCGGGGGAAGGAAATTTCAATGATTTTCCAAGATCCTTCGACAAGTTTAAACCCTGTGTTTACCGTTGGGGACCAGCTCATAGAATCGATTCGGACACATAATAAATTATCAAAAAAAGAAGCAAAGAAGAAGGCTGTGGAGATGCTGGATTTAGTAGGAATTCCAGCTCCTGAAAAAAGGATCGATATGTATCCCCATGAATTTTCGGGAGGAATGCGCCAAAGGGTAATGATCGCGATTGCATTATCTTGTGATCCTAAATTACTGATCGCGGATGAACCGACAACTGCATTAGATGTAACTGTCCAAGCACAAATATTAAATTTGATGAAAAAATTACAAGAAGAACGCAATATGTCTATCATCATGATCACCCATGATCTAGGCGTTGTATGGGAAACATGCGACAAAATTCTCGTCATGTATGCTGGTAGAGTTGTAGAGTCCGGAACAGTAGAAGAGATTTATAAAGTTCCGCTTCACCCTTATACATGGGGTTTATTAGATTCCCAAATTACAGAATCTCAGGATAATTTTTCTCCACTATCCACTATTCCAGGGAGCCCGCCTGATTTAAGTTTTGAAATTACAGGGTGTCCATTTGCCGATCGGTGTCCCTACGCACAAGACATCTGTTATGAGAAAACTCCAGCGTTGACTGAACCTGCTGCAGGACATGCGGTTGCCTGTCATTTTCAAACGATCGATCAGACATTGGAGCGAAGGGAGGAAGCATACGTTGCAGGAGGCACTGTTAGAAGTTAAAGATTTAAAGAAGCATTTTCCAGTGAAAAATGACATTCCCTTTAAAAAGTCGACCCAAAGTGTGAAGGCAGTAGACGGGGTGAATTTTAACGTATTCCCTGGTGAAACTTTAGGTGTTGTAGGGGAATCAGGTTGTGGTAAATCCACGATGGCACGGCTTGTTAATCAGTTGATCAAACCATCTGGCGGAACCGTCAATTTTAAAAATGAAAACCTAATTGGAATGAATGCAAAGACACTACGCAAAACTCGAAAGAAAATTCAAATGATCTTCCAAGATCCATATGCTTCTCTTGATCCACGTATAAAAATAGGGGAATTAATAGCTGAGCCCTTGGTGATTCATAAGGTAGGTAATGAAAAAAGCAGGAGAAAACGGGTGGAGGAATTACTGGAAATTGTCGGGCTCAATAAGAGATTTGCAGATCGATTCCCTCACGAGTTTTCAGGAGGACAAAGGCAGCGTATCAATATTGCCAGAGCTTTGACTTTGAACCCTGAACTTGTCATATGTGATGAACCTGTATCGGCTTTAGATGTTTCTGTCCAAGCGCAAGTCATCAACCTTTTAAAAAAATTACAAACAGAATTTAATTTAACGTACATCTTTATCTCGCACGATTTGAATGTTGTCCGTTACATGTGTGATCGCATTGCAGTGATGTATTTAGGAAAAATTGTTGAAGTCGGTTCCTTTGAAGAAATCTATTCCAATCCTCAGCATCCATACACAAAGGCGTTATTTTCAGCCATTCCTAAAGAGAGTCCTTTTGAAGAGAAAGAACGGATCATTTTAGAAGGTACAGTGCCTAGCCCATTAGATCCACCGTCTGGCTGCAGGTTTCATGAACGGTGCCCGGTGGCGATCGAAATTTGTAAAACAAAAGAACCCAAAGTTATAACA
Above is a genomic segment from Litoribacterium kuwaitense containing:
- a CDS encoding ABC transporter substrate-binding protein — encoded protein: MLKRYRKLALFVAIFGVVSMVLAACSSGDDSQTANQTDRKEAAEGENTESGGILNIGLSSNAATLDPSLYTGVYEGQIMRSIADTLIVYDQDLQSFIPSLATEWEAADDMMSYTFKLRDDVYFQPGEYQDGRQMTAEDVKFSLERSVNNSAQNRLAGVESVEVTSEFEVKIHLEEPNSALLAMLTDQGNIIIPKEEVEGWGDQFGAHLVGTGPFMLENWQTDQQVDLVKHDNYWGEEPHLDGVTYKFITDPSMRTNALRSGDIDIATHIKGQNREVIKKDENLELLSTPGLSITYLDMNYQQGPTANPKVREAISKATNIEEIVQGVHQWGGGTVAHGPLPKGSWGYDESFESVKAEYNPEEAKEILDQTEYAGGFEIDLYVLESRTNYATIFQNQMKENLNVDVNIQVSEWGTLTETISNNNAPLSIGGWSWYPDPYFFLNPRFHSSQHGSNGNGKAYENSTVDELLDRAVTETVDQEERAALYQEAVTEILEDYATIAFDNLDIATGVTTKVKGFNLSPDESIYVVSPNGANISIENNSAKRSRNLFCFSLFKRSSIHEHKNWCRYNWASTKNRSNT
- a CDS encoding ABC transporter permease, with amino-acid sequence MRGFLFKRILQLIPTLLIVAAIVFLITRILPGNPAAVMLGPQASAQDIAEFSEKLGLNDPLYQQFFEYVIRLITLDFGNSLSYNQPVVNLILERFPNTIILAISAILIAVTIGVPAGIIAARNQNNIIDYSVTTLSLIGVSMPIFWLGIMLVLYFSVNLGWLPATGMGSLEEGFGDFLSHLVLPSLALATIPTAQFSRVIRSSMLETISQDYIKTARSKGLKESIVIYKHAFKNALTPLLTVMGLQFSMLLGGAVLTETIFSWPGMGLLIIDAIEKRDFVVVQSTVIFIAFIYVVINLIVDVLYKVVNPKVNLGSDGGGEN
- a CDS encoding ABC transporter permease; the protein is MEQAKELQYQKAKKEQSFIRKLLRNRFAALGLFVILLLLIVASFAPFIATHPPNQMEVGNTLLGPGEAGHLLGTDSYGRDIFSRIVYGARISLIVGISAVLFGAIFGSLLGLISGYFGGKTDTVIMRFIDGMMAFPFILLAIVLMTVLGQGLVNVIIAIGISNIPGFARVFRGQVLSVKESEYIEVTRSLGAKHGRILFRHIVPNSVAPLIVYATMGVAGAIISEASLSFLGLGVQPPTASWGSMLQEGKNYLVLSPELATFSGLAILITVLGINLFGDGLRDALDPKMKL
- a CDS encoding ABC transporter ATP-binding protein, which produces MTETLLSVKDLKVEFKSGSIITKAVNGVSFDLAENENIGIVGESGSGKSVTATSLLRLIPDPPGKITGGEVNFKDKDLLKLKKNEMRKIRGKEISMIFQDPSTSLNPVFTVGDQLIESIRTHNKLSKKEAKKKAVEMLDLVGIPAPEKRIDMYPHEFSGGMRQRVMIAIALSCDPKLLIADEPTTALDVTVQAQILNLMKKLQEERNMSIIMITHDLGVVWETCDKILVMYAGRVVESGTVEEIYKVPLHPYTWGLLDSQITESQDNFSPLSTIPGSPPDLSFEITGCPFADRCPYAQDICYEKTPALTEPAAGHAVACHFQTIDQTLERREEAYVAGGTVRS
- a CDS encoding ABC transporter ATP-binding protein, which encodes MQEALLEVKDLKKHFPVKNDIPFKKSTQSVKAVDGVNFNVFPGETLGVVGESGCGKSTMARLVNQLIKPSGGTVNFKNENLIGMNAKTLRKTRKKIQMIFQDPYASLDPRIKIGELIAEPLVIHKVGNEKSRRKRVEELLEIVGLNKRFADRFPHEFSGGQRQRINIARALTLNPELVICDEPVSALDVSVQAQVINLLKKLQTEFNLTYIFISHDLNVVRYMCDRIAVMYLGKIVEVGSFEEIYSNPQHPYTKALFSAIPKESPFEEKERIILEGTVPSPLDPPSGCRFHERCPVAIEICKTKEPKVITSNLEHQASCHLVD